Proteins co-encoded in one Rhopalosiphum maidis isolate BTI-1 chromosome 2, ASM367621v3, whole genome shotgun sequence genomic window:
- the LOC113551369 gene encoding THAP domain-containing protein 2-like: MPYKCCADGCSSKDGVVGSTTKLFRFPIDELRRQKWVHSIQRDNFIPTKFSRLCSLHFNKSEFVEAPEKLILKNTAIPSNFDCSKKAIKCLSSNKFDHNYSSSVSSSSNIINIITTSPNLPIDSGVENAGCNYEVVDLTFIGPNSSQSPHTPTYTPTLKRKFKKKLFDTPKKANLKKRIKLLQQTVRRQNTKINSLEVFT; encoded by the exons ATGCCATATAAGTGCTGTGCTGATGGATGCAGTAGCAAGGACGGGGTTGTTGGTTcaactacaaaattatttag atttCCAATCGATGAGTTAAGGAGACAAAAATGGGTGCACTCTATCCAAAGAGATAACTTCATTCCAACAAAATTTTCACGCTTATGCAGTctccattttaataaaagtgaatttgTTGAAGCCCccgaaaaacttatattaaaaaatacagctATACCATCCAATTTCGATTGTTCCaaaaaagcaataaaatgtttaagcaGCAACAAATTTGATCACAATTATAGTTCTTcag TTTCTTcttcatcaaatataattaatataataactacttcTCCTAATTTACCTATTGATTCTGGTGTTGAAAATGCTGGGTGTAATTATGAAGTTGTCGATCTGACTTTTATTGGACCTA ATTCCAGCCAGTCACCTCATACCCCTACATATACACCAAcacttaaaagaaaatttaaaaaaaaattgtttgatacaCCAAAAAAAGCCAACCTCAAAAAGCGAATTAAACTTTTACAACAAACGGTTAGAAGGcagaacacaaaaataaattcacttgAGGTATTTACGTAA
- the LOC113551368 gene encoding vesicle transport protein SEC20, with protein sequence MIKELSTVRECIVNTNVTLKSIIQDIYSCDGPIESLTQLNADGRNQINVFRNLIENLELYAREAESQQERSEVVEEARNQREYLTSNIASFRKANVECMARIHKKSSEQLLGTSKEEQVRHKLKMDKENLLKQSSTVTNQLLSVSRQLASTSQQSLDTLETLLKSSSTVSNISSEIKNAKGALTQSEKLLNKYGQRETTDKILIMFAFAFFLCVIAYIVQKRLF encoded by the exons atgataaaagaattaaGCACAGTCAGAGAATGTATTGTAAACACAAATGTGACATTAAAGTCTATAATACAG gaCATATATTCATGTGATGGACCTATTGAATCTTTAACACAGTTAAATGCAGACGGTAGAAatcaaattaatgtatttagaaatttaatagaaaacttAGAGTTGTATGCACGAGAAGCAGAAAGTCAACAAGAAAGGTCAGAAGTTGTAGAAGAAGCCCGCAATCAGAGAGAATATTTAACTAG taacATTGCTTCATTCAGAAAAGCCAATGTGGAATGTATGGCGAGGATTCACAAAAAATCTAGTGAACAGTTGTTAGGTACAAGCAAAGAAGAACAAGTGAGACATAA gtTGAAAATGgataaagaaaatttattaaaacagtcATCAACTGTTACTAATCAACTTTTATCAGTCAGTAGACAACTTGCAAGCACATCTCAACAAAGCTTGGATACTCTTGAAACTCTTT taaAGTCCTCTTCAACTGTATCTAATATAAGCAGTGAGATTAAAAATGCCAAAGGAGCATTAACTCAGTctgaaaaacttttaaacaaatatggaCAACGTGAAACAACTGACAAAATTCTTATTATGTTTgcttttgcattttttttatgtgttatagcttatattgttcaaaaacgtcttttttaa
- the LOC113553906 gene encoding replication protein A 14 kDa subunit-like yields MESVTIPTRAFVNGSFLQKFANKPVTLIGNVLKVNPDGKSVTMQTTDDQVVTVNFHEPVESSLDGWVEVHGLVKDKGTVAGESYYNLPSSITDDFEKPQFNETVSLIYSLSNPLK; encoded by the exons atggaatcCGTAACTATACCCACACGAGCGTTTGTTAACGGTTCATTCTTGCAGAAATTCGCAAACAAGCCCGTAACATTGATCGGTAACGTGTTGAAG GTGAATCCCGACGGTAAATCTGTAACTATGCAAACAACAGACGACCAAGTGGTGACTGTTAATTTTCATGAACCAGTTGAAAGCTCTCTAGACGGATGGGTCGAAGTGCATGGTTTGGTCAAAGATAAAGGAACTGTAGCTGGAGaaagttattacaatttaccatCATCAATAACTGATGATTTTG agaAACCACAATTTAATGAAACAGTTTCACTGATATACAGTCTATCAAACCCCTTGAAGTAA